In Eleginops maclovinus isolate JMC-PN-2008 ecotype Puerto Natales chromosome 10, JC_Emac_rtc_rv5, whole genome shotgun sequence, the following proteins share a genomic window:
- the LOC134871109 gene encoding piggyBac transposable element-derived protein 3-like translates to MHAAKLMEEQQSDSDSDDPAPGDDSDEEYIPDAPNAAEDSENEHGRKHIENDELVLEEHGHGQPRPKSRIAGRVQRWRYTPFKPNLVHFEAEDDTVLKDVRASWQALNYVEQYIDSELMKLIADCTNAMSLVNTGRFLNTSVDEMYHFFGAAILMSCVPYPQMRMFWSNALRIPAITEKITRDRFFKLRSHLKVVIDNDVPEEQKRIDRFWKVRPYMDRILAGCRLQIHPECVSIDEQMIPFTGACPFRMYLPLKPNPVGMKNFVMASVDGLVLDFEVYQGSQALALQVPDSDGLGLGSLVIKRLSETLTAGTKVYCDRFFTSTAAVDTMLKDHIYLTGTVMKNRVSQAVNKLPDDKTLKIQGRGTSAAVTREDGKVCVVKWYDNKPVMMLSTVHAEQPEDQCRRWSKKDKIYVTVTRPSVVREYNTNMGGVDRMISYYRMGVRTKKWTVRMLMHFTDLALANSWILYRKDCQERGTPRKAFMQFLEFRMVVAQVFLSNAIHCCPSSRHGSSEKPNAVQNERLHWEIPCAMRDMQCLPLFDE, encoded by the exons ATGCATGCAGCTAAGCTAATGGAAGAACAGCagtctgactctgactctgatgaTCCAGCACCTGGAGATGATTCAGATGAAGAATACATACCTGATGCACCTAATGCAGCCGAAGACTCTGAGAATGAACATGGCCGTAAACATATTGAGAATGATG AGCTGGTTTTGGAAGAGCACGGACATGGGCAGCCCAGGCCAAAATCTAGGATTGCTGGACGTGTACAGCGCTGGAGATATACTCCATTTAAACCAAACTTAGTCCACTTCGAAGCTGAAGATGACACTGTACTGAAAGATGTTCGGGCAAGTTGGCAGGCACTGAATTATGTGGAGCAGTACATCGACTCAGAGTTGATGAAACTAATCGCTGACTGCACAAATGCCATGTCACTCGTTAACACTGGGAGATTTCTCAACACATCAGTGGATGAGATGTATCACTTCTTTGGAGCAGCAATCTTGATGTCTTGCGTGCCTTATCCACAGATGAGAATGTTTTGGTCCAATGCTCTACGAATCCCTGCCATTACTGAAAAAATCACACGAGATCGATTCTTCAAACTACGGAGCCATCTGAAAGTGGTCATTGACAATGACGTTCCAGAAGAACAGAAGAGAATCGACAGATTCTGGAAGGTGAGGCCATACATGGATCGCATACTTGCCGGCTGCCGCCTGCAGATCCATCCAGAGTGCGTCTCCATAGACGAGCAGATGATACCATTCACAGGCGCTTGCCCATTCCGGATGTATTTGCCACTAAAGCCAAATCCAGTTGGGATGAAGAACTTCGTGATGGCATCGGTGGATGGTCTCGTGCTAGACTTTGAGGTGTACCAAGGCTCACAGGCACTGGCATTGCAGGTTCCGGACTCTGATGGATTGGGTCTAGGATCGCTCGTCATCAAACGTCTGTCTGAAACCCTGACTGCCGGCACAAAAGTGTACTGTGATCGCTTCTTCACCTCCACTGCAGCGGTGGATACTATGCTGAAGGATCACATCTATCTTACTGGCACTGTGATGAAGAACCGTGTCTCACAAGCAGTGAATAAGCTACCAGATGACAAAACCTTGAAAATCCAAGGAAGAGGTACCTCTGCTGCAGTAACCAGGGAAgatgggaaagtgtgtgtggtgaagtGGTACGACAATAAGCCAGTGATGATGCTCTCCACTGTCCATGCAGAGCAGCCAGAAGACCAATGCCGGCGGTGGTCCAAGAAGGACAAAATATATGTCACTGTCACAAGGCCGAGTGTTGTGCGcgaatacaatacaaatatgggAGGTGTTGACAGAATGATCAGCTACTACAGAATGGGTGTCCGAACAAAGAAGTGGACTGTTCGCATGCTAATGCACTTCACCGACCTGGCACTGGCCAACAGCTGGATCCTGTACCGCAAGGATTGCCAAGAAAGAGGAACACCAAGGAAAGCTTTCATGCAGTTTCTGGAGTTTCGCATGGTAGTGGCTCAGGTATTCCTCAGCAA TGCGATCCACTGCTGCCCATCTTCCAGACATGGTTCCTCTGAAAAACCCAATGCGGTGCAGAATGAAAGGCTGCACTGGGAAATCCCGTGTGCAATGCGTGACATGCAATGTTTACCTCTGTTTGACGAGTGA